In the genome of Bacillus thuringiensis, the window CATAGGCGTTTGCCATTTTTAATAAAACAATTTTATGGAATAGGTTTAATAATAAAGCGTAATAAAATTCCCCGTACATTTGACTAGCAAGTTTAGAGATTTCGCGTTCTCCTTCATTTGTTACACATGTAAAAATATGTTCTTCCATTATGAAATAACGATTTGGAGCCCATCTCTGATAAGCATGTTTTTTTAAATATTCATGAATGTAAGGAAGGTTATTTGCGCTTACATATGGTTTACCATCACTTGTTAATCCGGAAAGACTGGAAGTACGATAAACATCCACTTCATTAAGTTCCATACCTTCTTTTAGTGACAATAAAGTTTGAACGTACATTCTTTGGTCTTCAAAGAAAGGGAAGGTTTGAAAGTATGAACTTCTTAATCTCTTCTTTTCAAAGAAATCAGTTACGCCATGAAATAAATAACCAAAAATGAATTTTTCAACTTGGGAATACTTTTTTCCGTTACATTCAATACAAATAGACTCATTTGTATCAGTTTTAGTTTCAAGTACACGGAAGCGAGCAGCGAATTCGATTGCTTCAGATAAAGTCATATTTGGAGCAGTGTTTACTTTTGTTCGAATTGTTAAGAAGCCAAGTTCATAAGGACAAAGTGTTACATCAATAGAGTGTATCTTGAATGGAATTGAAATAAGGTTTGTTGTTAAATGTCCAGTTAAGTTAAGATCCTTTGAATAACGTTGCAAGCCCTTTTGATGCTCTGAGTGAGGAAAGAGAATTTTATTTGTAAATGAAAGATAGTATGCTTCCATATTTTGATGTGAAACTTTAAACTCCCCATAATATGTATTTTCATCATCGAGATGATCGAGCCGAAAAGGACGAAAATCGTTTTTTTGTAAGAAAGGGAACATATCTTGTTCATATCCAGCTTTAAACGAAAACGGGAATATAAATTGAAATATAGCTGTTGCTACACCTTTTTCCTCAATTGCTTGTATTGCCTCCATCTACATTGTTTCCTTTCCATATATGCTATAGAAACAACATGCCCAAATTTATTTGAAAATAACCACTGTTTTATACTTGTTTAAGAGTGAAAATTCAGCTTATTTAGCAGGGAACATGTATAATGTTATGTATACTAAAAGTTATAAAATTGTATTTTAAAAAGGGGGATGCTGTATGCGGATTTTAGTATTAGGCGCTGGTGGAGTCGGAGGATTTTTTGGTGGCAGGTTAGTCGAGAAGGGAGAAGATGTCACGTTTCTTGTTCGTAGTAAACGGAAAAAACAATTAGAGGAAAGAGGACTTGTAATCCGAAGTGTTAACGGGGATTTTTCCTTCCAACCGAAATTAATAACGAAAGAAGAGAGAACTTTTCAATTTGATGTTATTTTATTTTCAACAAAAGCGTATCACTTAAACGAGGCTATTCAAGATTTGAAGCCGTTTGTTGGCGATAATACTGTAATCATTCCATTGTTAAATGGTATCGCTCATTTATCACTACTACAAAAAGAATTCGGCGAAGAAAAAGTAATTGGCGGTTTATGCTTTATCGAGACGACGTTAAACGATCAAGGAGAAATTGTACAAACTAGCGCTGCCAACAGACTTGTGTTTGGAGAAATTAAGTCTCAAAATTCAGAGAGAGTAAAGCATATTTCTAAAGCATTTTCAGGTACGAAATCTAGTTTTGTTTTAAGTGAAAATATTACGCAAGATATGTGGCATAAATATTTATTTATTACTGTAATGTCAGGTGTGACAACGTTAATGCGTGCACCAATTGGACCAATCCGTGAAAGTGAAGGCGGCCGTGATTTTATCCGTAATGTGTTTGAGGAATCTGTACAAATCATGAGAGTATTAGGAGCTCCAGTAAAGGCTAATATTGCCCAGGAACATATGAAAACGATTGATAAAATTTCATATGATATGAAGTCATCGATGCAGCGTGATATGGAAAAGGGTTCGTTTATTGAAGGGAAGCACTTGCAAGGATATTTACTGGATGTAGCAGAGCAATTTTCTATAGCGGCACCATTATTAGGAACTATATATCAAAATTTAAAGGTGTATGAAGAGATGACCTTTAACAAATCTGTAATAGAATTAGATGTATGAAAAAATAAAAAAGATAGCAATATATAAGTGTATTGCTATCTTTTTTATTTTTTTGTATGACAAATTATTTATTTCTTTTCGTTCTATCTGTCAAATTTATTTCCTGTTCACGTTTACCATATAACTGATTAATTTCATTTGCTACTGCATCTAAATATGAATCGGAAAAAATAGGCTTCTTTTCTTTAGACATATGGGTCTCCTTTGCGGATTTTTAATATTCATTATGTATATTTCTCAGCGGATTATGCGCAATCATTTTAATTTTTTTCTTATTAAAAATTTTTGTTTACTTTTTGAAAATAAAGGAGTATTATAATCCACAGTTTCAATTTTCTAAATCGCTGAAACCGCATGGTACGGGGGACCCGTTTTTACGGATTAGTACATAATCCGATGGGGTGAATCCTTGAAAAAGGTAGGGCTACTCATAGGCCCGAATCCGACAGCTAACCTCGTAAGCGTTATATTGAGAAGGAAGGTGGAGCTTGTGCGACAAAAAAAATAATGTCTACAAGTCTATTTCGCTATGGCTTGTAGACATTTTTTGTTTTCTGAAGAAATCGTTTACTTGCTGTAACAAGCAGAAAAGTTCGTACAAAATTATTGGAGAGTGGACAGCATTGGTTTCATCTATTAAAAGATTTTTAATTGGAAGACCGTTAAAATCAACAGAGCTTGGAGAACAAAAGCTTAATAAAACGAAAGCTTTAGCTATTTTATCTTCTGACGCATTGTCATCAGTTGCTTACGGTCCAGAACAAATTTTAATTGCTTTAGCAGGTGTGGGAGCGATCGCTTATTGGTATTCCATTCCGATCGCTGTTGGGGTATTAGTATTATTGACAGCCCTTATTTTATCTTATCGTCAAATTATTTTTGCTTATCCGCATGGCGGGGGAGCGTATGTTGTATCAAAAGAAAATTTAGGGATGAATCCAGGCTTAATTGCTGGAGGATCTTTATTAGTCGACTATATTTTAACTGTTGCGGTAAGTGTATCTGCAGGTACAGATGCGCTAACATCTGCTTTTCCTAGTTTACATGCACATAATGTAATCATTGCGATTATATTTGTTATATTTATTACCATCTTAAATTTAAGAGGAGTAACGGAATCAGCTTCCGTTTTAGCATATCCTGTTTATTTATTTGTTTTAGCACTATTTATATTAATTGGTGTAGGCATATATAATATTTTGACTGGTCACGTTTCGCAGGCTTTACACACGCCGATCGGAACGCCGGTTGCGGGCATTAGTTTGTTTTTACTGTTAAGAGCATTTGCATCAGGTAGTTCTGCTTTAACAGGTGTTGAAGCAATTTCAAATGCAATTCCGAACTTTAAAGATCCTGCGCCAAACAATGCTGCAAAAACATTGCTTGCAATGGGTGCATTACTTGCTGTGTTATTTTCAGGAATTGTATTTTTAGCTTATTATTACGGAGTGACGCCGAGTAAAGAAGTAACAGTTGTTTCTCAAATTGCTGAACAAACATTTGGACGTAATTTCATGTACTATTTCATACAAGGTACAACAGCTTTAATATTAATTCTCGCAGCTAATACAGGCTATTCTGCATTTCCTTTATTAGCGGTTAACCTCGCAAAAGATAAATTCATACCGAGAATGTTTACGATTAGAGGAGACCGTCTAGGTTACTCAAACGGTATTATAATACTTGGAGTTGCTTCAATTATTTTAATTGTAGCTTTCCAAGGACAAACAGAACATTTAATTCCGTTATATGCAGTAGGTGTATTTATTCCATTTACACTTTCTCAAACAGGGATGGTATTAAAGTGGCTTCGTGAAAAACCTGAAGGATGGGCTTTAAAATTAACGGTTAATTTAATTGGTGCAGTTATTAGTTTTATCGTAATGAGCATGTTCTTTTTAACTAAATTTGCACAAGTTTGGTCGATTCTTATTTTCTTACCTGCTATTATCTTCTTGTTTCATCGAATTAAGAAGCATTATGATGCAGTGGGTGATCAATTAAGTTTAAAAACTTGTGAACCTCTTATTCCAATTGAGGGGAATGTAATTGTCGTTCCTGTAGCAGGTATGACGCATGTAGTAGAAAATTCATTGAACTATGCGAAATCTCTTTCTGCAGATCAAGTTATCGCTGTATATGTTGCTTTTGACAGAGAAGAGGAAAAGAAATTTGAAGAGAAATGGAAGGTGTGGCAACCTGAAGTAAGGCTTGTTACATTACATTCTCATTATAGAAGTATTATTCAGCCGCTAACGAAATTCATTGATACAGTGCAGTATAAGGCAAGTGAATCGAATTACCGCGTTACGGTCGTTATACCACAGTTCATTCCGAAAAAAGGTTGGCATAACATTCTTCATAATCAATCCAGTTTACTCATACGTGCGTATTTACTTTATAAAAGAAATGTTGTTATTACGACAGTTCCATATCATTTGAAAAAATAAGAAGATTTTTGAAGGATAGCTTCGTGAAAATGAAGCTATCCTTTTTGTGTATATCCTATGCATAATTGCATATGGGTTTAAAAATTATATCGATATAATTTTATCGGTTATTTGCAAGTAGTGTTTTCTGTGGTGATATGTAGATATTTCAATCGATAAAGTGAATCGGATTATATTTTGAAATAAGGACATGAAAGCTTGAAAATAAAGGGAATGAAAATACTTCTTTACGTTATATAAACAGCTGTGTTTAAATGACCTTACAGTACAAAACATATATGAAAACAAAACGAAATTTCATATTTACGCATGTTGTTTAGTTTAAAATGAATAATATTTTTACGTAATATATTCACTATGTGAATGTGGGAATTTCGATGAAATAGAAAATTTATACAATGTTATTCATACTAAACACATATGAAAAATAATAAAATGTTTTGTGACGATAAGTAAGTACTGTAGCAATACGAGAGAGGTGGTTCATACATGGATCGCGGTGAGAACGTTCTCTATTTTAACCATCTCAAATTATGGGCAAGAAAATAGAATAATAAAATGCGATAGTAATAGTTGCTAATACATAGGAGGAGTTAAAGTGAAAAAGACTTTAATTACAGGGTTATTGGTTACAGCAGTATCTACGAGTTGCTTCATTCCTGTAAGCGCTTACGCCAAGGAGGGGCAAACAGAAGTGAAAACAGTATATGTGCAAAATGTAATTGCTCCAAATACATTATCCAATTCAATTAGAATGTTAGGATCACAATCACCGCTTATTCAAGCATACGGATTAATTATTTTGCAACAGCCAGACATTAAGGTAAATGCGATGAGTAGCTTAACGAATCATCAAAAGTTTGCAAAGGCGAATGTACGAGAATGGATTGATGAATATAATCCGAAGCTAATTGACTTAAATCAAGAAATGATGAGATACAGCACTAGATTTAATAGCTATTATAGTAAGCTCTATGAACTAGCAGGAAACGTAAATGAAGATCAGCAAGCAAAAGCAGATTTTATGAGTGCATATGGAAAATTACAATTGCAAGTACAAAGCATCCAAGAGAGTATGGAGCAAGATTTATTAGAGTTAAATCGATTTAAAACAGTATTAGACAAAGATAGTAACAACTTATCAATTAAAGCCGATGAAGCAATAAAAACACTGCAAGGATCAAGTGGAGATATTGTGAAATTAAGAGAAGATATTAAAAGAATTCAAGGGGAAATTCAAGCTGAACTAACTACTATTTTGAATAGACCTCAAGAAATCATTAAAGGTTCTATTAATATCGGTAAACAAGTATTTACAATCACAAATCAAACTGCACAAACGAAAACAATCGATTTTGTTTCTATCGGTACTTTAAGTAATGAAATTGTAAATGCTGCAGATAGTCAAACGAGAGAAGCAGCTCTTCGCATTCAGCAAAAGCAAAAAGAGCTACTACCACTTATTCAAAAGTTATCACAAACTGAAGCAGAGGCGACACAAATTACATTCGTTGAAGACCAAGTAAGTAGCTTTACAGAACTAATCAATCGTCAAATTACAACTTTAGAAACGTTATTAACGGACTGGAAAGTTTTAAACAATAATATGATCCAAATTCAAAAGAATGTTGAAGAAGGCACGTATACAGACAGTAGTTTACTTCAAAAACATTTCAATCAAATTAAAAAAGTAAGTGATGAAATGAATAAACAAACAAATCAATTTGAAGATTACGTTACAAACGTTGAAGTACATTAAGCAGAAAAATAATTAGCGATATAGGGAGAGAAGAAAAATGACAAAAAAACCATATAAAGTAATGGCTCTATCAGCACTTATGGCAGTATTTGCAGCAGGAAACATTATGCCAGCCCATACGTATGCAGCTGAAAGCACAGTGAAACAAGCTCCAGTTCATGCGGTAGCAAAAGCTTATAATGACTATGAAGAATATTCATTAGGACCAGAAGGCTTAAAAGATGCAATGGAAAGAACAGGTTCAAATGCTTTAGTAATGGATCTGTATGCTTTAACAATTATTAAACAAGGTAATGTTAACTTTGGAAATGTATCGTCTGTTGATGCGGCTTTAAAAGGAAAAGTCATTCAGCATCAAGATACAGCGAGAGGAAATGCGAAGCAATGGTTAGATGTATTAAAACCACAGCTTATTTCAACGAATCAAAATATCATTAACTACAATACGAAATTCCAAAACTATTATGATACTTTAGTTGCTGCAGTTGATGCAAAGGATAAAGCGACTCTTACGAAAGGCTTAACTAGATTATCAAGTAGTATTAATGAAAATAAAGCGCAAGTGGATCAGTTAGTAGAAGACTTGAAGAAATTCCGAAATAAAATGACTTCGGATACGCAAAACTTCAAGGGTGATGCAAATCAAATTACATCTATATTAGCTAGTCAAGATGCAGGAATTCCGCTTCTGCAAAATCAAATTACAACGTACAATGAAGCAATTAGTAAATATAATGCAATTATTATCGGTTCATCTGTCGCGACAGCTCTAGGACCAATTGCAATTATCGGTGGTGCAGTAGTTATTGCTACGGGCGCAGGAACACCGCTAGGAGTAGCATTAATTGCAGGTGGTGCAGCAGCTGTAGGCGGTGGTACAGCTGGAATCGTATTAGCGAAGAAAGAGCTTGATAATGCACAAGCAGAAATTCAAAAGATAACAGGACAAGTTACAACTGCGCAATTAGAAGTAGCAGGATTAACGAACATTAAAACACAAACAGAGTATTTAACAAATACAATTGATACTGCAATTACAGCGTTACAAAATATTTCAAACCAATGGTACACAATGGGATCAAAATACAATTCTTTACTTCAAAATGTAGATTCTATTAGTCCAAACGACCTAGTTTTCATTAAAGAAGATTTAAACATTGCGAAAGATAGCTGGAAAAACATTAAAGACTATGCAGAAAAGATTTATGCGGAAGATATTAAAGTAGTAGATACGAAAAAAGCATAATCGAATACGAATTGTTAGAGCGTTAAGTGTTGATGAATGATTTGAAGCTCCTGTTCAGTTGTGAGCAGGAGCTTTTGATATCCTTATAAGGAGAATAGGTGAAAAATATGCAGAAAAGTTTTTATGAAAAATGCCTTTTAACGTTAATGATTGCTGGGGTGGCAACGAGTAACGCATTTCCTTTACATCCTTTTGCAGCAGAACAAAACGTAAAAACATTGCAAGAAAGTGCGCAAAATTATTCTCTAGGGCCAGCTGGATTCCAAGACGTTATGGCGCAAACGACATCGAGCATATTTGCAATGGATTCATATGCAAAATTAATTCAAAATCAGCAAGAGACAGATTTAAGTAAAATAAGTTCGATTAATAGTGAATTTAAAGGGAATATGATTCAGCATCAAAGAGATGCAAAAGTTAATGCAGCATATTGGTTAAATAATATGAAGCCTCAAATTATGAAAACGGATCAAAATATTATAAATTACAATAATACTTTTCAATCGTATTATAATGACATGTTAATAGCGATTGATCAAAAGGATAGCGGAAAATTAAAAGCGGATTTAGAAAAGTTGTATGCGGATATTGTAAAGAATCAAAATGAGGTAGATGGATTATTAGGAAATTTGAAAGCTTTTCGCGATAGAATGGCGAAAGATACAAATAGTTTCAAAGAGGATACAAATCAGTTAACAGCGATATTGGCAAGTACGAATGCTGGTATTCCAGCTCTAGAGCAACAAATAAATACATATAACGATTCGATTAAAAAGAGTAATGATATGGTCATTGCTGGTGGCGTACTTTGCGTAGCTCTAATAACATGTCTTGCTGGCGGGCCGATGATTGCGGTTGCGAAAAAAGATATCGCAAATGCAGAAAGAGAAATCGCTAATTTAAAAGATAGAATTTCAGGAGCACAAGCAGAAGTCTTAATTTTGACTGATGTAAAAAATAAAACAACAAACATGACAGAAACAATTGATGCAGCAATTACAGCACTACAAAACATATCAAATCAATGGTATACAGTAGGTGCAAAATATAATAATTTACTACAAAACGTAAAAGGAATTACTCCAGAAGAGTTTACGTTTATAAAAGAAGATTTACATACAGCGAAAGATAGCTGGAAAGATGTAAAGGATTATACAGAAAAATTACATGAAGGTGTGGCAAAGTAAACAGTGGACTAGTTCTGCTGTTTATTTTTTTATCCTGTTTTTTGTGAGAGTTGAACTTGCAATTATATATAAGTTTGTCATGTGTTTTATCCATGTGTGTATAAAAATCTTTTTGTTATCGCTCCCTTTGATAGAATCCATTTTTATATGGGTTTTTTACCGAATTTTTTAAAAATTAAATTTTATAGCTTGATAATTCGTTTGAAATGATTTAATCTTATGTCAAATGATATGTTTATCTATCAAAAATGTTTTTGTAAAGATAAAGGAGTGATTGAGAATGTTAAACGCCCTATTGATGGTAAGTCTTTAGGTACAGCAGCATTGAAAAGATTGGGAAGAAATGAGTGAGCTTTCACAATAAAGAACTCTATAACTTTATGTAGTGTTTGATACCCTTCGATTAGATTTTTTGAAAAACAAATCAATATTAATTGAATCAAAGTTTAAAAATTAAATATATGAGTAGTAGAAAAAATCCATTAGTTGTTATCATGTTCTAATAAAAAACGGGAAATGGAAATTCTGAGAAAACCTGTTCAGAAAGTAAGTTAGTGAGGGGAATTCAAAACCAATTTAATAAAAGCGAGGTAAATAATATGACTTTTGAAGAAAAATTACAAGCATATGCAGAACTTACGGTGAAAATCGGTGTCAATATTCAACCAGGGCAATACTTATTAGTCAATACATCAGTGGATGCATTGGATTTCGCCCGTATAATTGTGAAAGAGGCTTATAAGGCTGGGGCAGGGCGTGTTCATGTTAATTTTTCGGATGAAGAAATGGAACGTGCTTACTTTGATTATGCCTCAGATGAAGAATTTAATCGCTTCCCAGAGTGGATAGTCAAAATGAATGATGAGCTGATCGAACGTAAAGGAGCACTATTAATGATAGATGCTACAGATCCTGATAAATTTACAGGTATTTCATCTGATCGCCTAGCTACCTATCAAAAGGTAGCAGGAGCTGCTCTGAGAAACAATCGCAACGCCGTAATGAAGGATTCAATAGCTTGGTCGATGGTAGCAGTTCCTTCACCAAAGTGGGCATCGAAGGTGTTCCCAGGTTTAGCAACTGAGGATCAAGTACCAGCATTATGGGAGGCTATTTTTAAAGCTGTTCGTATTGGTGACGGCAGTGCTATTGAAAAATGGCGTGAACATGTAACAAATTTAGAATCTCGTGCGGTCCTACTGAACGATAAAAAATATATGAAGCTTCACTATACAGCGCCAGGTACTGATTTAACAATTGCATTAGCACCACAGCATAAATGGGTTACTGGAGGTGGTAAAACTCCTGATGATACTATCTTTATGGCTAATATGCCGACAGAAGAGGTTTATACGTTACCGATGAAACAAGGTGTAAATGGCTATGTAAGCAATACAAAACCATTAGTTTATCAAGGGAATATTATCGATGGCTTTAAACTGACATTTGAAGAAGGAAAAATTGTTAAAGCTGAAGCACAGGTAGGACATGATTTATTACAGGAGCTTATTAATGTGGATGAAGGCTCTTGCTATTTAGGTGAAGTAGCACTTGTACCACATGAATCACCGATTTCAGCATCGGGAATTTTATATTTTAATACATTGTTTGATGAAAATGCATCGAACCATTTAGCGATTGGTAAAGCTTATCCAACTTGCTTAGAGGATGGAAGAGATTTAGAAAACGATCAGCTTGAAACGTTAGGGGCAAATATTTCAATAACACATGAGGACTTTATGATTGGCAGCAGTGAGATGGATATCGATGGTATTCTACCAGATGGAACTGTAGAACCAATTTTCCGTAAAGGTAGCTGGGCATTTTAAGTTTTTAATTTGAATAAAGGAGTAGAGTGGATGCAACGGTTACTAAGCATAATTGGTGCAACTATATAGGTGTTTCACCTGCTTTTGCTTAGGCTGAAAACTACCTCTTTAATTAGAAGTAAAATGCATGCAAAGGAGATAGGCCAATGAATTTCTGGGAAGTTGTTTTGATAGTAGTGAATTTTAGTCTATTGAGTTGGATACTGTTAATAGGCAGAGAAACGAAAAAGTGGTCTAAATTAGCTACTTTGATTGCCGTTGTAATGGTTACAGTTCAGTTATTGGCAGAAGGTTTTAGGTGGCAGATGATTCCGGCATATGTATCCCCAGTTATCTTAATTTTATGCTATTTATTAACTAGGCGGAAAAAGGGATTTAGAAGTTCGGGTATATTCATAGTTAAGACTTCGTTACTATGTATCTATTTGTCTGTAGCAGTTGCGCTACCCTTACTTATGCCAGTATTTTCATTTGAAGAACCAACTGGTCCACATAGGGTCGGTACGAAGCTATATCATTGGGTTGATCATCAGAGAAATGAACCATATTCGAAAAATCCAAACGATCGGCGCGAACTGATGGTGCAAATTTGGTATCCTGCAGCTGAAAAAAGCAAGGGGGATCCAGAACCTTATATTCGTAACATAAATGAGCTCTCCAAGGGATTGGAAAAAACATTGTCTATTCCTGCATTTGCATTCAGCCACATGGAATTGGTAAAGTCTCATTCGTTTATGGATTTACAACTCTCAGACTCAGAGAATCACTATCCCATATTACTCTTCTCTCATGGTTTTAATGGTTTTCGTAATCAAAACACGTTTCAAGTTGAGGAGTTGGCTAGTCAAGGATATATTGTTCTAAGTATCGATCATACCTTTGATGCTGCAGCTACCGTCTTTCCAGGTGGTCGAACTGCTTACGTACAGCCCATCAATTTAACTGATGAAGGAGATAGCCACATAAAATTATGGGAGGAAGATGTCAGCTTTGTCCTTAATCAGATAGAGAAACTTAACGAAAACGATGAGACTGGTTTCTTTACAGGAAGACTGAATACCTCGCGAATTGGAATGTTTGGCCACTCTTACGGTGGAGCTACCGCAGCACAAATACTTGCAAAAGATTCTCGTGTCAAAGCAGCTATCAATATGGATGGTACATTGTATGGTGAAATTTTGCCTGAAAGTGGCATTGGAAAACCATTTCTGCTCATGAGTGCAGAAGAGCCTGATGAAGCAGATCCCTTTGAAGTGAGGGAGCGATACGGACGTGGGTTAGCTGGTGGTGGTATGTCAATGGTCATTCCTCATACGGATCATACAAGCTTTACCGATTTACATTTGTTCTCACCTCTGTTGCAGAGCCCAGGTGAAAATCCAAAGGAAGTTCATCGTATTATTAACGAATTCAGCCTGGCATTTTTTGACCAGTATGTAAAACAGAAGGATGACGGCTCAACCCTTAAAAGGCTGATGACCAAATACCCGGAAGTGAATTTTAAAGTAAACCGATAACTTTATGCAGAAAGTAACTTCATTATAAAATATTCAATAATTAAATGAAGTGCAAACGGATTTAATAAAAGTAGAAAAATTACTGTAATTATTAATTCGTCATAAAAATAGTTAAAAAAACCAGATAAGGTAATCATTTTTTCTACTAAGAAAGCGATTCGTACCATTTCCTTTGGCTCTTGTATTTATTACATTAAAGAATTTAATTTCTTCATTGTTATCTAAATAATGAAATGCTAAGAATGAAACATTCAAAGTGCTATCAGTTTCAGGAATATAATTCTTTTTGAAAAGCTACATTCAGCAGCTGGACACTTTATTTGAGATTGTTTATTATAATATCAAATGATATATTCATCTATCAAAAATGACGACTTTATACAGAAAAAGGGAGAGATTGACGATGAAGAAAGACTTGTCAGCGTTGAAGGAAGCGAGATTTAATGCAATTCTTGATTCAGCTACTATATTGCTTGTTGAAAATCCTACTGCTTCGATGAATGAAATTGCGGAATATGCGAGAATTGGAATTGCTACACTCCATCGCTACGTCGAAAGCAGGGAGAAATTGATGCTGTTCTTGGGCCATCGGGCTATACAAATGGTAAGTGATACTGTAAACCAGATTCCACTGGATGAGGAAAGAAGTGAAAACTATATCCCGGAACTCATTGAAGCGTTAATCCCTTTAGGTGACAAAATCTATTTTCTAGGTCATGATGCATCTGTATTTAACAACAAAGAATTAGGTGAAGCAGAAGAGAAGCTGAGGGAACCCTTAAGACGCGTTATTGAATTGCTACAACAAAGAGGTTACTTT includes:
- the panE gene encoding 2-dehydropantoate 2-reductase; the encoded protein is MRILVLGAGGVGGFFGGRLVEKGEDVTFLVRSKRKKQLEERGLVIRSVNGDFSFQPKLITKEERTFQFDVILFSTKAYHLNEAIQDLKPFVGDNTVIIPLLNGIAHLSLLQKEFGEEKVIGGLCFIETTLNDQGEIVQTSAANRLVFGEIKSQNSERVKHISKAFSGTKSSFVLSENITQDMWHKYLFITVMSGVTTLMRAPIGPIRESEGGRDFIRNVFEESVQIMRVLGAPVKANIAQEHMKTIDKISYDMKSSMQRDMEKGSFIEGKHLQGYLLDVAEQFSIAAPLLGTIYQNLKVYEEMTFNKSVIELDV
- a CDS encoding APC family permease, whose translation is MVSSIKRFLIGRPLKSTELGEQKLNKTKALAILSSDALSSVAYGPEQILIALAGVGAIAYWYSIPIAVGVLVLLTALILSYRQIIFAYPHGGGAYVVSKENLGMNPGLIAGGSLLVDYILTVAVSVSAGTDALTSAFPSLHAHNVIIAIIFVIFITILNLRGVTESASVLAYPVYLFVLALFILIGVGIYNILTGHVSQALHTPIGTPVAGISLFLLLRAFASGSSALTGVEAISNAIPNFKDPAPNNAAKTLLAMGALLAVLFSGIVFLAYYYGVTPSKEVTVVSQIAEQTFGRNFMYYFIQGTTALILILAANTGYSAFPLLAVNLAKDKFIPRMFTIRGDRLGYSNGIIILGVASIILIVAFQGQTEHLIPLYAVGVFIPFTLSQTGMVLKWLREKPEGWALKLTVNLIGAVISFIVMSMFFLTKFAQVWSILIFLPAIIFLFHRIKKHYDAVGDQLSLKTCEPLIPIEGNVIVVPVAGMTHVVENSLNYAKSLSADQVIAVYVAFDREEEKKFEEKWKVWQPEVRLVTLHSHYRSIIQPLTKFIDTVQYKASESNYRVTVVIPQFIPKKGWHNILHNQSSLLIRAYLLYKRNVVITTVPYHLKK
- the nheA gene encoding non-hemolytic enterotoxin NHE subunit A, with amino-acid sequence MKKTLITGLLVTAVSTSCFIPVSAYAKEGQTEVKTVYVQNVIAPNTLSNSIRMLGSQSPLIQAYGLIILQQPDIKVNAMSSLTNHQKFAKANVREWIDEYNPKLIDLNQEMMRYSTRFNSYYSKLYELAGNVNEDQQAKADFMSAYGKLQLQVQSIQESMEQDLLELNRFKTVLDKDSNNLSIKADEAIKTLQGSSGDIVKLREDIKRIQGEIQAELTTILNRPQEIIKGSINIGKQVFTITNQTAQTKTIDFVSIGTLSNEIVNAADSQTREAALRIQQKQKELLPLIQKLSQTEAEATQITFVEDQVSSFTELINRQITTLETLLTDWKVLNNNMIQIQKNVEEGTYTDSSLLQKHFNQIKKVSDEMNKQTNQFEDYVTNVEVH
- the nheB gene encoding non-hemolytic enterotoxin NHE subunit B yields the protein MTKKPYKVMALSALMAVFAAGNIMPAHTYAAESTVKQAPVHAVAKAYNDYEEYSLGPEGLKDAMERTGSNALVMDLYALTIIKQGNVNFGNVSSVDAALKGKVIQHQDTARGNAKQWLDVLKPQLISTNQNIINYNTKFQNYYDTLVAAVDAKDKATLTKGLTRLSSSINENKAQVDQLVEDLKKFRNKMTSDTQNFKGDANQITSILASQDAGIPLLQNQITTYNEAISKYNAIIIGSSVATALGPIAIIGGAVVIATGAGTPLGVALIAGGAAAVGGGTAGIVLAKKELDNAQAEIQKITGQVTTAQLEVAGLTNIKTQTEYLTNTIDTAITALQNISNQWYTMGSKYNSLLQNVDSISPNDLVFIKEDLNIAKDSWKNIKDYAEKIYAEDIKVVDTKKA
- the nheC gene encoding non-hemolytic enterotoxin NHE subunit C; the protein is MQKSFYEKCLLTLMIAGVATSNAFPLHPFAAEQNVKTLQESAQNYSLGPAGFQDVMAQTTSSIFAMDSYAKLIQNQQETDLSKISSINSEFKGNMIQHQRDAKVNAAYWLNNMKPQIMKTDQNIINYNNTFQSYYNDMLIAIDQKDSGKLKADLEKLYADIVKNQNEVDGLLGNLKAFRDRMAKDTNSFKEDTNQLTAILASTNAGIPALEQQINTYNDSIKKSNDMVIAGGVLCVALITCLAGGPMIAVAKKDIANAEREIANLKDRISGAQAEVLILTDVKNKTTNMTETIDAAITALQNISNQWYTVGAKYNNLLQNVKGITPEEFTFIKEDLHTAKDSWKDVKDYTEKLHEGVAK
- a CDS encoding aminopeptidase; this translates as MTFEEKLQAYAELTVKIGVNIQPGQYLLVNTSVDALDFARIIVKEAYKAGAGRVHVNFSDEEMERAYFDYASDEEFNRFPEWIVKMNDELIERKGALLMIDATDPDKFTGISSDRLATYQKVAGAALRNNRNAVMKDSIAWSMVAVPSPKWASKVFPGLATEDQVPALWEAIFKAVRIGDGSAIEKWREHVTNLESRAVLLNDKKYMKLHYTAPGTDLTIALAPQHKWVTGGGKTPDDTIFMANMPTEEVYTLPMKQGVNGYVSNTKPLVYQGNIIDGFKLTFEEGKIVKAEAQVGHDLLQELINVDEGSCYLGEVALVPHESPISASGILYFNTLFDENASNHLAIGKAYPTCLEDGRDLENDQLETLGANISITHEDFMIGSSEMDIDGILPDGTVEPIFRKGSWAF